A DNA window from Fusobacterium sp. contains the following coding sequences:
- a CDS encoding M20 family metallopeptidase — MDMKKYLADLEKLVNIDCGSNVPEGVQEVTEFFKKELENEWILKVYPQNDGKNPVLVAKNRDSEEIDLMFLGHNDTVFPKGTVPAWSYKLEGNIATGAGVYDMKSGVLSMIEVAKEFKNEDITIALVMNTDEEISSRYSRPVIEEVGKNAKYAMVFEPARKNGNAVIERKGLVKYKVEFFGKSSHAGNYPQEGINAILEASRWVTEISKLHNWDIKNSLNVGLIEGGSGVNIVPDYACIKFEGRSHQVEFFETIRKTMEDLKANPLVEGIKVELEEIGYRPPLVLNDKSAVLRDLFDESKGEMGIKYDWEVAGGCSDGNFLGVLGVGVVDAVGPVGGEAHSKNEYLDISTIEERINLAKAVVRKMIDRKII; from the coding sequence ATGGATATGAAAAAATATTTAGCAGACTTGGAAAAATTAGTAAATATTGATTGTGGAAGTAATGTACCTGAAGGTGTACAGGAAGTTACAGAATTTTTCAAAAAAGAACTTGAAAACGAATGGATACTTAAAGTATATCCTCAAAATGATGGAAAAAATCCTGTATTAGTAGCTAAAAACAGAGACAGTGAAGAGATAGATCTTATGTTCTTAGGTCATAATGATACTGTATTCCCTAAGGGAACTGTACCAGCATGGTCATACAAACTTGAAGGAAATATAGCAACAGGAGCAGGGGTATATGATATGAAATCTGGAGTACTTTCTATGATAGAAGTAGCTAAAGAATTCAAAAATGAAGATATTACTATTGCCCTTGTGATGAATACAGATGAAGAAATCAGTTCTCGTTATTCAAGACCTGTAATAGAAGAAGTAGGAAAGAATGCAAAATATGCAATGGTATTTGAACCAGCTCGTAAAAATGGAAATGCTGTAATAGAGAGAAAAGGACTTGTAAAATACAAGGTTGAGTTCTTTGGAAAATCTTCTCATGCAGGGAACTATCCACAAGAGGGAATCAATGCTATTCTTGAAGCTTCTCGTTGGGTAACTGAAATATCTAAGCTTCATAACTGGGATATAAAGAACTCACTTAATGTGGGTCTTATAGAAGGTGGAAGCGGTGTAAATATTGTTCCTGATTATGCTTGTATTAAATTTGAAGGAAGATCACATCAAGTAGAATTCTTTGAAACTATTAGAAAAACTATGGAGGATTTAAAAGCAAATCCATTAGTTGAAGGAATTAAAGTTGAGCTTGAGGAAATCGGATACAGACCACCATTAGTATTAAATGATAAATCAGCTGTACTTCGTGATCTTTTTGATGAAAGTAAAGGTGAAATGGGAATAAAATATGATTGGGAAGTAGCTGGAGGATGTTCTGATGGAAACTTTCTAGGTGTGTTGGGAGTAGGAGTTGTTGACGCTGTAGGTCCTGTTGGAGGAGAAGCTCACAGCAAAAATGAATATTTGGATATATCTACTATTGAAGAAAGAATTAACTTGGCTAAAGCTGTAGTTAGAAAAATGATTGATAGAAAGATAATTTAA
- a CDS encoding glucarate dehydratase family protein yields the protein MEKKGSPKVVKMEVYPVAGYDSMLLTLSGCHAPYFTRNIVILEDETGNKGIGEIHGGEAITEMLESYKPIVIGAEIADYRQVITNIRKNGQKAKGDSGEGLQELNISNLKFVVQAEAAIECAMLDLLGKYVNKPMASLLGDGGIQRKEVPFLGYLFYIADTNKTDLPYLVETECKDRWEEIRRKETLTPEAVVEQAKALYERYGFKDFKLKGGVLAGEEEMKAIEALHKAFPDARVNLDPNGAWTLEEAIRLCKDKNSVVAYMEDPCGPEAGFSSREIMAEFKNATGLKIATNMIATNWRQFYHAATLKSVDIILADPHFWTLNGSIRMAYLLKDWGLTWGSHSNNHFDITLATFAQVAAAAPGNITPVDTHYIWQDGQGLTKESPIIKNGVIEITDKPGLGVEIDMEKLLKAHELYKTMPAKFRDRDDTLAMQYLIKDWKYNSKKPCMVR from the coding sequence ATGGAAAAGAAAGGTTCACCAAAAGTTGTAAAAATGGAAGTATATCCAGTAGCTGGATATGACAGTATGCTTTTAACACTCAGTGGGTGTCATGCACCATACTTTACAAGAAATATAGTAATATTGGAAGATGAAACTGGAAACAAAGGAATAGGAGAAATACATGGAGGAGAAGCTATTACTGAAATGCTTGAAAGTTATAAACCAATAGTAATAGGAGCAGAAATAGCAGATTACAGACAGGTAATAACAAACATAAGAAAAAATGGACAAAAGGCTAAAGGCGATAGTGGGGAAGGGCTTCAGGAATTAAATATAAGCAATTTGAAATTCGTAGTTCAAGCTGAGGCTGCTATAGAATGTGCTATGCTCGATTTATTAGGAAAATATGTAAATAAACCTATGGCATCTTTATTAGGAGATGGTGGAATTCAAAGAAAAGAAGTTCCTTTTTTAGGTTATTTATTTTATATAGCTGATACAAATAAAACAGATCTTCCTTATTTAGTAGAAACTGAATGTAAAGACAGATGGGAAGAAATAAGAAGAAAAGAAACACTCACTCCAGAAGCTGTAGTAGAACAGGCAAAAGCTCTTTACGAAAGATATGGATTTAAAGACTTTAAATTAAAAGGAGGAGTTTTAGCAGGAGAAGAGGAAATGAAAGCTATAGAAGCCCTTCATAAAGCTTTTCCAGATGCCAGAGTAAATCTTGATCCTAATGGAGCATGGACTTTAGAGGAAGCTATAAGATTATGTAAAGATAAAAATAGTGTTGTAGCATATATGGAGGATCCTTGCGGACCAGAAGCAGGATTCTCAAGCAGAGAGATAATGGCAGAATTTAAAAATGCCACAGGATTAAAAATTGCAACAAATATGATTGCTACAAACTGGAGACAGTTTTATCATGCAGCAACATTAAAATCAGTAGATATAATACTTGCTGATCCTCATTTCTGGACATTGAACGGAAGTATAAGAATGGCCTATTTATTGAAGGATTGGGGATTAACTTGGGGATCGCATTCAAATAACCATTTTGATATAACTCTTGCAACATTTGCACAGGTAGCAGCAGCAGCACCAGGGAATATTACTCCTGTAGATACACACTATATATGGCAGGATGGGCAAGGACTTACAAAAGAATCACCTATAATAAAAAATGGAGTTATAGAAATAACTGATAAACCAGGACTTGGAGTAGAAATAGACATGGAAAAATTATTAAAAGCTCATGAATTATATAAAACAATGCCAGCAAAATTTAGGGATCGTGATGATACATTAGCAATGCAGTATTTGATAAAAGATTGGAAATATAATTCTAAAAAACCTTGTATGGTGAGATAA
- a CDS encoding tripartite tricarboxylate transporter TctB family protein produces MSSKSLNWENKDTVLGIIMLLCGIGYGILVLKIPGTRSQLFDSRFVPSLISVLIIIVGILQIGTGLRSPKEKIEKKEFDKKTVVCTFALIALYILLYSSVGFIIMTFLFLFLEMNILTPGYVRKNQVVYLIISLFFSVGIYYLFYFGFSIFLPGGLLDTLL; encoded by the coding sequence ATGAGTAGCAAAAGCTTAAATTGGGAAAATAAAGATACTGTATTGGGAATTATTATGCTTTTATGCGGAATAGGATATGGCATATTAGTGCTTAAAATTCCAGGAACAAGATCACAGCTATTTGATTCTAGATTTGTACCATCTCTTATCAGTGTTTTAATTATAATAGTTGGAATACTGCAAATTGGAACAGGTCTTAGAAGTCCAAAAGAAAAAATTGAAAAAAAAGAATTTGATAAAAAAACAGTGGTATGTACATTTGCCTTAATAGCATTATATATTTTACTTTATTCTAGTGTAGGTTTCATTATAATGACTTTTTTATTTCTTTTCTTAGAAATGAATATATTAACTCCTGGATATGTTAGGAAAAATCAAGTTGTTTACTTAATAATTTCTCTGTTTTTTTCTGTAGGAATATATTATCTATTCTATTTTGGATTTAGTATCTTCCTTCCTGGCGGATTGCTTGATACACTTTTATAA
- a CDS encoding tripartite tricarboxylate transporter permease — protein MFELFGEGLLTALQPYTLILMLVGTAVGIVFGAVPGLSTVMGLVLGLPFTYAMSPAVGICFLISLYIGGTSGGLISAILLGIPGTPSSIATCFDGLPMKNNGRVMEALGMGVVFSFIGTVVSTLALVFISPLLAKVALQFGPHEYFSIAIFAIILITSLAGSSLPRAFFAAFMGIGFATVGLSPTDAVKRFTFGNPQLVGGFNTLTVLIGLFAITEILLTSETIKFSTKQEKIEVNMKNVKGFGFSLKEFAAQKWNALVASVIGIVIGIIPGIGGSTSNLIAYNVIKSRSKYPEKFGTGIPDGVVASEASNNASVGGAMIPLLTLGIPGDGATAVLLGAFMVHGIVPGPLLFKNNASLVFAIFAAMFIGAFLMLIVEFFGLRIFAQVLRVPKYVLLPIVTVFTTVGAFALASRGFDVIAILVFGILGYIFVKFKVPQSPFIIGFILGRMAEENLRRGLILSNNNILNFFSKPIACVFLVATILYLGYLLFGYCRKCKVMKMA, from the coding sequence ATGTTTGAATTATTTGGAGAAGGACTGTTAACAGCATTGCAGCCATATACATTAATACTTATGTTAGTGGGAACTGCTGTAGGAATAGTATTTGGAGCAGTTCCAGGACTGTCTACAGTTATGGGATTGGTTTTGGGTCTGCCATTTACATATGCAATGTCTCCTGCTGTAGGAATATGTTTTTTAATATCCCTATACATAGGAGGAACTTCTGGAGGACTTATTTCAGCAATATTATTAGGTATTCCTGGAACGCCTTCATCAATTGCCACATGTTTTGATGGACTGCCAATGAAAAATAATGGCAGGGTTATGGAAGCACTGGGAATGGGAGTAGTATTCAGTTTTATAGGAACTGTTGTAAGTACTTTAGCACTTGTATTTATTTCACCACTTCTTGCAAAAGTTGCATTACAATTTGGACCGCATGAATATTTTTCAATTGCTATATTTGCAATTATACTTATCACTTCATTAGCAGGAAGCAGTTTGCCTAGAGCATTCTTCGCTGCATTTATGGGAATAGGATTTGCAACAGTGGGATTATCACCTACAGATGCTGTAAAAAGATTTACATTTGGAAATCCTCAATTAGTAGGAGGATTTAATACACTAACAGTATTAATAGGACTTTTTGCTATAACAGAGATACTTCTTACATCTGAAACTATCAAATTTTCTACTAAGCAGGAAAAAATAGAAGTAAATATGAAAAATGTCAAAGGATTTGGATTTTCATTAAAAGAATTTGCAGCGCAAAAATGGAACGCATTAGTGGCTTCTGTTATAGGAATTGTTATAGGAATCATACCAGGAATTGGAGGTTCTACATCTAATCTTATAGCATATAATGTTATAAAAAGCAGATCAAAATATCCTGAAAAGTTTGGAACTGGAATACCAGATGGAGTAGTTGCTTCTGAAGCTTCAAATAATGCTTCAGTAGGTGGAGCAATGATTCCTCTTCTTACTTTAGGGATACCAGGTGATGGAGCAACAGCAGTATTATTAGGAGCTTTTATGGTACATGGTATTGTGCCAGGTCCATTATTATTTAAAAATAACGCTTCATTGGTATTTGCAATATTTGCAGCTATGTTTATAGGAGCTTTTCTTATGCTGATAGTAGAGTTCTTTGGATTAAGAATATTTGCTCAAGTGCTGAGAGTACCTAAATATGTACTGCTTCCTATTGTTACAGTATTTACAACAGTTGGAGCTTTTGCTCTGGCAAGCAGAGGATTTGATGTCATAGCTATTCTGGTATTTGGTATTTTAGGTTATATATTTGTTAAATTTAAAGTACCTCAGTCACCATTTATAATTGGATTTATTCTAGGAAGAATGGCAGAAGAGAATTTGAGAAGAGGGCTTATACTTTCTAATAATAATATATTGAATTTTTTCTCAAAACCAATAGCTTGTGTATTTTTAGTAGCAACTATTCTATATCTAGGATATTTATTATTTGGATATTGTAGAAAATGTAAAGTAATGAAAATGGCATAA
- a CDS encoding tripartite tricarboxylate transporter substrate binding protein, whose amino-acid sequence MKKIGKLFLMGLCAATILAGCGGKKDGGKDAAAVWPNKPVEVVLHASAGGDTDFNARTFGEFFEKETKKPLVVTNMPGASGLAATENIKGTPANGYKALFTHSGPMVVNYVSGISDYDFKEFDVACIPAIDGGSVLVASKQSGITSLKDLIEKSQANPESVIYGTEFGGFSHLQVLILQDKTGVKLKLADIGSTSEKVTNLLGGRIDVASIAYGSIKDYVQNGDMVALAQYNGERNPYLGDVPTAKESGVDMEMNNPYIIAFPKGTDPAIVDKMSEVAEKIVGTPEYAEKLKVGFSQQAKILTTEEAKAYLQKIEDEYMEYKDILRNTTK is encoded by the coding sequence ATGAAGAAAATTGGAAAATTATTTTTAATGGGATTATGTGCAGCAACGATATTGGCAGGGTGTGGAGGAAAAAAAGATGGAGGAAAAGATGCAGCAGCAGTATGGCCTAATAAACCTGTAGAAGTAGTTCTTCATGCATCAGCTGGTGGAGATACAGACTTTAATGCTAGAACATTTGGAGAATTTTTTGAAAAAGAAACTAAAAAACCATTAGTTGTAACTAATATGCCAGGAGCTTCTGGACTTGCAGCTACAGAAAATATAAAAGGAACACCAGCAAATGGGTACAAAGCTCTATTTACTCATTCAGGACCAATGGTAGTAAACTATGTATCTGGAATATCAGATTATGATTTTAAAGAATTTGATGTAGCATGTATTCCAGCAATAGATGGAGGATCAGTATTAGTAGCAAGCAAACAATCAGGAATTACTTCATTGAAAGACCTTATAGAAAAGAGTCAGGCTAATCCTGAAAGTGTAATTTATGGAACTGAATTTGGAGGATTTTCTCATTTGCAGGTATTGATTCTTCAAGATAAAACAGGAGTGAAATTAAAACTTGCAGATATAGGTTCAACATCTGAAAAAGTTACAAACTTGTTAGGTGGAAGAATAGATGTAGCTTCTATAGCTTATGGAAGTATAAAAGATTATGTACAAAATGGAGATATGGTAGCATTGGCTCAATATAATGGAGAAAGAAATCCATATTTAGGAGATGTTCCAACAGCTAAAGAAAGCGGTGTGGATATGGAAATGAACAACCCATATATTATAGCTTTTCCTAAAGGAACAGATCCAGCAATAGTAGATAAAATGAGTGAAGTAGCAGAAAAAATAGTAGGAACACCAGAATATGCTGAAAAATTAAAAGTTGGATTCAGTCAGCAGGCAAAAATATTAACAACTGAAGAAGCAAAAGCATATCTTCAAAAAATAGAAGATGAATATATGGAATATAAAGATATATTAAGAAATACAACAAAATAA
- the aroE gene encoding shikimate dehydrogenase: MKTYGLIGEKLGHSLSPVIHQYIFERYKIKGYYSLYEIEKKNAENIIEGMKIMGIEGVNITIPYKETLLSKIDFLSEEGEKIGAINVLKIKSGKSYGYNSDYYGFIRLLERGEIEVKNKRCVILGTGGAAKSVITALHDLGAESITVVSRTLSSKLTDLLRIFPYINLAVYENFLEGDVIINTTPVGMYPNVEISPVDEEVIKRFRTAVDIIYNPLKTEFLKLAEKNKLQCADGLHMLIEQAIKAQEIWQETKFDDSLGEELYSYLADNFIG, encoded by the coding sequence ATGAAAACTTATGGACTTATAGGAGAGAAACTTGGACATTCTCTTTCGCCAGTTATTCATCAATATATATTTGAAAGATATAAAATAAAAGGATATTATTCACTTTATGAGATAGAGAAAAAAAATGCTGAAAATATAATAGAAGGTATGAAAATAATGGGAATAGAAGGTGTAAATATAACTATTCCATATAAAGAAACACTTCTTTCTAAAATAGATTTTTTATCTGAAGAAGGAGAAAAAATAGGAGCTATAAATGTTCTTAAAATAAAATCTGGAAAAAGTTATGGTTATAACAGTGACTATTATGGATTTATAAGACTTTTAGAAAGAGGGGAGATAGAGGTAAAAAATAAGAGATGTGTCATACTTGGAACTGGTGGAGCAGCTAAATCTGTAATAACAGCTCTTCACGACTTAGGAGCAGAAAGCATAACAGTAGTATCAAGAACTCTTTCAAGTAAACTTACTGATCTTTTAAGAATTTTTCCTTATATTAATCTGGCTGTCTATGAAAATTTTCTGGAAGGAGATGTCATAATAAATACAACACCTGTGGGAATGTATCCTAATGTTGAAATTTCCCCAGTAGATGAGGAAGTTATAAAAAGATTTAGAACAGCAGTGGATATAATTTACAACCCTTTAAAAACAGAATTTTTAAAATTAGCTGAAAAAAATAAACTCCAATGTGCAGATGGACTGCATATGCTGATAGAGCAGGCAATAAAAGCACAGGAAATATGGCAGGAAACAAAATTTGATGATTCATTGGGAGAAGAACTTTATAGCTATTTAGCAGATAATTTTATAGGATAA
- the aroQ gene encoding type II 3-dehydroquinate dehydratase: MKIMVLNGPNLNFLGIREKNIYGQENYQNVCEYIKDKFNGCNIEINIFQSNIEGEMINILQRAYSEKYDGIVINPGAYTHTSIALYDAIKSINIPTVEIHLSNIHQREEFRHKSYTAPACIGQICGFGKEGYIFAIEGLIAHLSK, from the coding sequence ATGAAAATAATGGTATTGAATGGACCTAATCTAAATTTTTTAGGCATAAGAGAAAAGAATATATACGGGCAAGAGAATTATCAGAATGTATGTGAATATATTAAGGACAAATTCAATGGTTGTAATATTGAAATAAATATATTTCAAAGTAATATAGAGGGGGAAATGATAAATATACTTCAAAGAGCATATTCTGAAAAATATGATGGTATAGTTATAAATCCAGGAGCATATACACATACTTCAATAGCTCTTTATGATGCTATAAAAAGTATAAATATTCCAACTGTAGAGATTCATCTTTCAAATATTCACCAAAGGGAAGAATTCAGACATAAATCATATACTGCCCCTGCATGTATAGGACAAATCTGTGGTTTTGGAAAAGAGGGATATATATTTGCTATTGAAGGATTAATCGCACATTTATCTAAATAA
- a CDS encoding formate--tetrahydrofolate ligase — MKTDIQIAQEAKIVNIKEIAKKIGLDEDSIEQYGKYKAKVDLKVLKNLESKKDGKLVLVTAITPTPAGEGKSTVTVGLTQALNKLGKSSIAALREPSLGPVFGMKGGATGGGYSQVIPMEDINLHFTGDLHAIGVAHNLIAACIDNHINSGNALDIDLTKITWKRVLDMNDRALRNIVIGLGGKANGIPRESSFQITVASEIMAALCLATSLSDLKDKIKSMVFGYARDGRALKVGELKIEGAITALLKEAIKPNLVQTLENTPVFIHGGPFANIAHGCNSILATKLALKLSDYTITEAGFAADLGAEKFLDIKCRKGGLTPNCVVVVATVRALKHHGGAKELSEENLEALEKGIANLDKHIENMKKYKLPVVVAINRFVSDTEKELEFVDKHCREYGVPVALCEVWAKGGEGGIALAEEVLAQLEKGTDNYTPLYDLDISIKEKIEKIAKEIYGADGVEFAGTAKKMLKIIDELGYGKLPVCMSKTQKSLSDNAALLGRPTGFTVSVKELRISAGAGFIVAMAGDIIDMPGLPKKPAAESIDIDENGKIDGLF, encoded by the coding sequence GTGAAAACGGATATTCAAATTGCACAGGAAGCTAAAATAGTCAACATTAAGGAAATCGCTAAAAAAATAGGACTTGATGAAGACAGCATCGAACAATATGGGAAATACAAGGCTAAAGTAGATTTGAAAGTACTTAAAAACCTAGAGAGTAAAAAAGATGGAAAACTGGTACTAGTTACAGCTATCACACCTACTCCTGCTGGAGAGGGGAAATCAACTGTTACAGTTGGACTTACACAGGCACTTAATAAACTTGGAAAATCATCTATAGCAGCTCTTAGAGAACCATCATTGGGGCCAGTTTTCGGAATGAAAGGAGGAGCTACTGGAGGAGGTTATTCACAGGTTATACCTATGGAAGATATAAATTTACATTTTACAGGAGATCTTCATGCTATTGGAGTTGCTCATAATCTTATAGCAGCCTGTATAGATAATCATATCAATTCTGGAAATGCTCTTGATATAGATCTTACAAAAATAACTTGGAAAAGAGTTCTGGATATGAATGACAGAGCACTTAGAAATATAGTGATAGGACTTGGAGGAAAGGCCAATGGAATTCCTAGAGAAAGTTCTTTTCAAATTACTGTTGCATCTGAAATAATGGCAGCATTATGTCTGGCTACATCACTTTCAGATCTTAAAGATAAAATAAAAAGTATGGTATTTGGATATGCAAGAGATGGAAGAGCTCTTAAAGTAGGAGAACTAAAAATAGAAGGAGCTATTACAGCACTTCTTAAAGAAGCAATTAAACCAAATCTTGTACAGACATTAGAAAATACACCAGTATTTATTCATGGAGGACCTTTTGCAAATATAGCTCATGGATGCAATTCTATACTGGCTACTAAACTTGCACTTAAACTTTCTGATTATACAATAACAGAAGCTGGGTTTGCTGCTGATCTTGGAGCAGAAAAATTCTTAGATATAAAATGCAGAAAAGGTGGACTTACTCCTAACTGTGTGGTTGTAGTAGCAACAGTAAGAGCTTTGAAGCATCATGGTGGAGCTAAAGAACTTTCTGAAGAAAATCTTGAAGCATTAGAAAAGGGAATAGCTAACTTAGATAAACATATAGAAAATATGAAAAAGTATAAATTACCAGTAGTAGTAGCCATCAACAGATTTGTAAGTGATACTGAGAAAGAGCTTGAATTTGTTGATAAACATTGTAGAGAGTATGGAGTACCAGTAGCTCTTTGCGAAGTATGGGCCAAAGGAGGAGAAGGAGGAATTGCTCTTGCTGAAGAAGTACTTGCTCAACTGGAAAAAGGAACAGATAACTATACTCCATTATATGATTTAGATATAAGTATAAAAGAAAAAATAGAAAAAATAGCAAAAGAAATATATGGAGCAGATGGAGTGGAATTTGCTGGAACTGCTAAGAAAATGCTTAAGATTATAGATGAACTAGGATATGGAAAACTTCCAGTATGTATGTCAAAAACTCAAAAATCATTGTCAGATAATGCAGCACTTTTAGGAAGACCTACAGGATTTACAGTGTCTGTAAAAGAATTGAGAATATCAGCTGGAGCAGGATTTATAGTGGCCATGGCTGGAGATATAATAGATATGCCTGGACTTCCTAAAAAACCGGCAGCAGAGTCTATAGACATTGATGAAAATGGAAAAATTGATGGATTATTCTAG